One region of Arcobacter sp. CECT 8983 genomic DNA includes:
- a CDS encoding carboxymuconolactone decarboxylase family protein, translating to MDKRINLGKEAPHMYDKLISLKHDMQALIKDANINEGFSHLLLLRASQINGCAFCVRLHTKDSLDAGETIERVSVLPAWRETEYFNEKERVSLELVEAICYIKDTHIPDTLYEKAKEVLTKKEILAVEWLALVINALNILAISSRLEVK from the coding sequence ATGGATAAAAGAATAAATCTAGGAAAAGAAGCACCACATATGTATGATAAATTAATATCTTTAAAGCATGATATGCAAGCTTTGATAAAAGATGCAAATATAAATGAAGGATTTAGTCATCTATTATTACTTAGAGCTTCACAAATAAATGGTTGTGCTTTTTGTGTAAGACTGCATACAAAAGATTCTTTAGATGCAGGTGAAACTATAGAAAGAGTAAGTGTACTTCCAGCTTGGAGAGAAACCGAATATTTTAATGAAAAAGAAAGAGTAAGTTTAGAATTAGTTGAGGCAATTTGTTATATCAAAGATACACATATTCCAGATACTCTTTATGAAAAAGCAAAAGAAGTTTTAACAAAAAAGGAAATTTTGGCAGTTGAATGGTTAGCACTTGTAATAAATGCTTTAAATATATTAGCTATAAGTAGTAGGTTGGAAGTAAAATAG
- a CDS encoding DsbC family protein, with translation MIKTARNILLALSLTTGLSAADKLSQKELQEIQALPLINMAQVEVKDGTDFGSLYGLNVKVKGRMDTIFLTKDKKYLLPGDAINTQNGQQLQLPVDISPTLGKEAFTYGTGNDEYVLFTDPECPYCKKFESYFSQIEDKVKIRVFFFPLSFHKNARDISLYIMSQDSYKDKKDAMINTTKDTEAFKNRKIDSKELAKLEEKLDEQMSIARKLGISGTPSLFDKNGNKIIWAQMLQNYGVTVE, from the coding sequence ATGATAAAAACAGCTAGAAATATCTTATTAGCACTTTCTCTAACTACAGGCTTAAGTGCAGCAGATAAACTATCACAAAAAGAGTTACAAGAGATTCAAGCTTTACCATTAATTAATATGGCACAAGTTGAAGTGAAAGATGGTACTGATTTTGGAAGCCTTTATGGTTTAAATGTAAAAGTAAAAGGAAGAATGGACACAATCTTCTTAACTAAAGACAAAAAATATTTACTTCCAGGAGATGCTATCAACACTCAAAATGGGCAACAATTACAATTACCAGTTGATATCTCACCAACACTTGGAAAAGAAGCCTTTACTTATGGAACAGGAAATGATGAATATGTACTTTTTACAGACCCTGAATGTCCTTATTGCAAAAAATTTGAATCATATTTCTCTCAAATAGAAGATAAAGTTAAAATTAGAGTATTCTTTTTCCCTTTATCTTTCCATAAAAATGCAAGGGATATTTCACTTTATATTATGAGTCAAGACTCTTATAAAGATAAAAAAGATGCAATGATTAATACTACAAAAGATACAGAAGCATTTAAAAATAGAAAAATCGACTCTAAAGAGTTAGCTAAACTTGAAGAAAAATTAGATGAACAAATGAGTATTGCAAGAAAACTTGGAATCAGCGGAACACCATCTTTATTTGATAAAAATGGTAATAAAATAATCTGGGCACAAATGCTACAAAATTATGGAGTTACTGTAGAATAA
- a CDS encoding pyridoxamine 5'-phosphate oxidase family protein has protein sequence MRKSEFEIKNKEIIEEILNSSEYATLALACDNKPYSVPVNFVHDGNVVYFHGAKKGKKKEFIVSNSYAAFSIALPYSLIQSYFSSNDELACPATQFFRSVCASGQIFIVEDYDEKVRALSLLMKKLQPEGKYKPLNQEVYTKMINATEVFRFNIENITGKLKVGQNLSQDRYEMVLDYLEKRAYNIDKETILSMKENR, from the coding sequence ATGAGAAAAAGTGAATTTGAAATAAAAAACAAAGAGATTATTGAAGAGATTTTAAATAGCAGTGAATATGCAACATTGGCACTTGCTTGCGATAATAAACCCTATAGTGTACCTGTAAATTTTGTCCATGATGGAAATGTTGTATATTTTCATGGAGCAAAAAAAGGTAAGAAAAAAGAGTTTATTGTCTCAAACTCTTATGCTGCTTTTAGTATTGCTTTGCCTTACTCTTTAATACAATCATATTTTAGTAGCAATGATGAGTTAGCTTGTCCTGCTACACAATTTTTTAGATCAGTTTGTGCAAGTGGACAAATTTTTATAGTTGAAGATTATGATGAAAAAGTAAGAGCATTATCTCTTTTGATGAAAAAGCTTCAACCAGAAGGAAAATATAAACCATTGAACCAAGAGGTTTATACTAAAATGATAAATGCAACAGAAGTTTTTAGGTTTAATATTGAAAATATAACAGGAAAACTAAAAGTAGGGCAGAACTTATCTCAAGATAGATATGAAATGGTTTTAGATTACCTTGAAAAAAGAGCTTATAATATAGATAAAGAAACAATTTTAAGTATGAAGGAAAATAGATGA
- a CDS encoding NAD(P)H-dependent oxidoreductase, protein MKNVLILNGHQYYDVVAKGELTNNYINTATSFLEDKGFNVKTTHIEKGYDIKEESEKLVWADYVIFQYPVYWMSMPWIAKKYFDEVLTQGVHYSGDGRSREDSSKTYGSGGLLKGKYMLSLTYNCPESEFDNEKGFFDGLSLDDSHVAVHKIFQFCGMTPMQSYAVHDIFKGDLDLEKELARFEKVLINNFL, encoded by the coding sequence ATGAAAAATGTTTTGATATTAAATGGGCACCAATATTATGATGTTGTTGCAAAGGGTGAATTAACGAATAATTATATAAATACAGCTACTTCATTTTTAGAAGATAAAGGTTTTAATGTAAAAACTACTCATATTGAAAAAGGATATGACATTAAAGAAGAATCAGAAAAATTAGTTTGGGCTGATTATGTGATTTTTCAATACCCAGTTTATTGGATGAGTATGCCTTGGATTGCAAAAAAATATTTTGATGAAGTTTTAACTCAAGGAGTTCATTACTCAGGAGATGGAAGAAGTAGAGAAGATTCATCTAAAACTTATGGAAGTGGTGGATTATTAAAAGGTAAGTATATGTTGTCTTTAACATATAATTGTCCAGAATCTGAGTTTGATAATGAAAAAGGTTTCTTTGATGGACTATCATTAGATGATTCACATGTTGCTGTACATAAAATTTTCCAATTTTGTGGAATGACACCAATGCAAAGTTATGCTGTACATGATATTTTTAAAGGTGATTTAGATTTAGAGAAAGAACTAGCAAGATTTGAAAAAGTTTTAATTAACAATTTTTTATAG
- a CDS encoding helix-turn-helix domain-containing protein: protein MYYINNKEFRCSINVTLDIFNDRWKLSIIWHLLENDKRFKDLHEEISEITQKTLTVKLKELEEKNIINREVFPEVPPKVVYSLTDAGKRLKPVLHEMFDWGVEYVNEYGKITKDNMCHTESNRKK, encoded by the coding sequence ATGTATTATATTAATAATAAAGAGTTTAGATGCTCAATTAACGTAACACTCGATATTTTTAATGACAGATGGAAATTATCTATAATTTGGCATTTATTAGAAAATGACAAAAGATTTAAAGACTTGCATGAAGAAATTTCAGAAATAACACAAAAAACTTTAACTGTTAAATTAAAAGAGCTAGAAGAAAAAAACATTATAAATAGAGAAGTGTTTCCAGAAGTTCCACCTAAGGTTGTTTACTCTTTAACTGATGCAGGTAAAAGATTAAAACCAGTATTACATGAAATGTTTGATTGGGGTGTAGAGTACGTAAATGAATACGGAAAAATCACAAAAGATAATATGTGTCATACAGAATCAAATAGAAAAAAATAG
- a CDS encoding nitroreductase family protein, translated as MNEIIKQLSSRKSIRQFTGESVKDEDLELIIKTAQRCPTSINGQQISLVYTRDKEKIKQIAEFCSGQQQVAIADVFIFICVDFNRTIFAVEQTGAEHQIDKSAEGVLVGAVDAGIMLNAIQISAESLGYGTTAIGAVRNQPAAIIELLRLPPKTFPIVGTTIGVPTKEAKDAPLKPRIPIESFAFEEKYDDKKVKDGVLLYEKQMKKFREDNNMNYLQSYCEQTASYYKNIYFRKIEENYTKQGFVFKD; from the coding sequence ATGAATGAGATTATAAAACAACTTAGTTCAAGAAAATCTATAAGACAATTTACAGGTGAAAGTGTAAAAGATGAAGATTTAGAACTTATTATAAAAACAGCACAAAGATGTCCAACTTCTATAAATGGACAACAAATATCTTTAGTATATACAAGAGATAAAGAAAAAATAAAACAAATAGCAGAGTTTTGTTCTGGACAACAACAAGTTGCAATTGCTGATGTATTTATTTTTATATGTGTTGACTTTAATAGAACTATTTTTGCAGTAGAACAAACAGGAGCAGAACATCAAATTGATAAATCAGCTGAGGGTGTACTTGTAGGTGCTGTTGATGCTGGAATTATGCTAAATGCTATACAAATAAGTGCAGAATCTCTTGGTTATGGAACAACTGCAATTGGTGCTGTAAGAAACCAGCCAGCTGCAATAATTGAGTTATTAAGACTTCCACCAAAAACATTTCCAATCGTAGGAACTACTATTGGAGTACCTACAAAAGAAGCTAAAGATGCTCCTTTAAAACCTAGAATTCCAATTGAGAGCTTTGCTTTTGAAGAAAAGTACGATGATAAAAAAGTAAAAGATGGTGTTTTATTATATGAAAAACAGATGAAAAAATTTAGAGAAGATAATAATATGAACTATTTACAATCATATTGTGAACAAACTGCAAGTTATTATAAAAATATCTATTTTCGAAAAATTGAAGAAAACTATACAAAACAAGGCTTTGTATTTAAAGACTAA
- a CDS encoding GNAT family N-acetyltransferase gives MIECRLATLDDIDEILKLHSRYQVDTINEEDKKDGFITTAFTKEQLTALIEDEKGLFVAIKDKEIVAYVMAASWAYWSAWPMFVHMIKDLPNVKFQGVTLSVDNSYQYGPVCVDKSVRGTEVLKKIFNFAREQMNKKYPILVTFINKINTRSFEAHTRKLGLQVVKEFEFNNNSYYKLCYDTSKAVN, from the coding sequence ATGATAGAGTGTAGATTAGCAACCTTAGATGATATAGATGAGATTTTAAAACTTCATTCACGTTATCAAGTTGATACTATAAATGAAGAGGATAAAAAAGATGGATTTATAACAACAGCTTTTACCAAAGAACAGTTGACAGCTTTAATTGAAGATGAAAAAGGTTTATTTGTTGCTATCAAAGATAAAGAGATTGTTGCTTATGTTATGGCAGCATCTTGGGCATATTGGTCAGCATGGCCTATGTTTGTACATATGATAAAAGATTTACCAAATGTTAAATTTCAAGGTGTTACATTAAGTGTAGATAACTCATATCAATATGGACCAGTTTGTGTGGACAAAAGTGTAAGAGGGACAGAAGTATTAAAAAAAATATTTAATTTTGCAAGAGAACAGATGAATAAAAAATATCCTATATTAGTAACCTTTATAAACAAGATAAATACTAGGTCATTTGAAGCTCACACAAGAAAACTTGGACTTCAAGTAGTAAAAGAGTTTGAGTTTAATAATAATAGTTATTATAAATTATGTTATGATACTTCAAAAGCAGTAAACTAA
- a CDS encoding AEC family transporter produces the protein MENFALIAIAIIVGYGLQKFKIFPEETSIILNKYIIYISLPAIILLQVPKLTFSFDVLIPTIIAWLVMAISAIIVLIFSKIFSWSKEITGSLLLVSILTNSSIMGIPIIELYLGEQALPYVLIYDQLGTFLALAAYGTFITAYYSTTGNIKPRVIIQKILTFPSFIALVIALLLLGQTFPPIITDVLTKFANTLVPVALVAVGLQLQFKLPKDDLLPLSIGLIIKLVIAPLIAFGICIVFDWYNLAGKTSIFEAGMAPMITAGAVACMANLAPRLSTAIVGYGIIFSFITTYFLSLIIL, from the coding sequence ATGGAAAATTTTGCACTAATTGCTATTGCAATTATAGTAGGTTATGGTCTTCAAAAATTTAAAATCTTTCCTGAAGAAACTTCAATAATTTTAAATAAATATATAATCTATATTTCATTGCCTGCTATTATTTTATTGCAAGTTCCAAAGCTAACATTCTCATTTGACGTTCTTATTCCAACAATCATTGCTTGGCTTGTAATGGCAATTTCTGCTATTATTGTTTTAATTTTTTCTAAAATATTCTCATGGTCAAAAGAGATAACTGGAAGTTTACTTCTTGTATCTATTTTAACAAATAGTTCTATTATGGGTATTCCTATCATTGAATTATATTTAGGAGAACAAGCCCTTCCTTATGTTTTAATCTATGACCAACTAGGTACTTTTTTAGCCCTTGCTGCTTATGGTACTTTTATTACTGCTTATTACAGTACAACAGGCAATATAAAACCTAGAGTTATCATACAAAAAATATTAACTTTTCCTTCTTTTATAGCTTTAGTTATAGCCTTACTTCTTTTAGGACAAACTTTTCCTCCAATTATTACTGATGTTTTAACAAAGTTTGCAAATACTTTAGTTCCAGTTGCTCTTGTAGCAGTTGGGTTACAACTACAATTTAAACTTCCAAAAGATGATTTACTTCCACTTAGTATTGGTCTTATCATTAAATTAGTTATTGCACCATTAATTGCTTTTGGAATATGTATAGTTTTTGATTGGTATAATCTTGCAGGAAAAACTTCTATTTTTGAAGCTGGTATGGCACCAATGATTACAGCAGGAGCCGTGGCTTGTATGGCAAATTTAGCTCCAAGACTTAGCACTGCTATTGTAGGATATGGAATTATTTTTTCATTTATAACAACTTATTTCTTATCTTTAATTATTTTGTAA
- a CDS encoding AraC family transcriptional regulator gives MKNTENIEEFYQRNKLEYIPKELKNDIGHFNIFKRGNSKTKPISFNRRDFFKITLLKGKIKVDYADKSFISEKYALMFSDPLVPYSWEPLDENQSGCFCIFTETFFHKYGSLRQYPVFQANQNKLFILNENSLKDVEEIFEKMFEEINSEYAYKYDVLRNLCFELIHYAMKMQPALTSNLKNEDRATKIATLFTELLERQFPIESPYQRFELRSANDFAQNLNIHTNHLNKVLKEITGKTTSKLISNRVLQEAKILLKHTPWSISDIAFSLGFEEPPHFINFFKKRIKTTPKKYRDL, from the coding sequence ATGAAAAATACAGAAAACATAGAAGAATTTTATCAAAGAAACAAATTAGAATATATTCCAAAAGAGTTAAAAAATGATATTGGTCATTTTAATATTTTCAAAAGAGGCAATTCAAAAACAAAGCCTATCTCTTTTAACAGACGAGATTTTTTTAAAATCACCCTTTTAAAAGGGAAAATCAAAGTTGATTATGCCGATAAAAGTTTTATAAGTGAAAAATATGCTTTGATGTTCTCTGATCCTTTAGTTCCATACAGTTGGGAACCTTTGGATGAGAACCAAAGTGGTTGTTTTTGTATCTTTACAGAGACTTTTTTTCATAAGTATGGTTCCCTAAGACAGTACCCTGTTTTCCAAGCAAATCAAAATAAGCTCTTTATTCTAAATGAAAATTCTTTAAAAGATGTGGAAGAGATATTTGAAAAAATGTTTGAAGAGATAAATTCAGAGTATGCTTATAAATACGATGTTTTAAGAAACCTTTGTTTTGAACTGATTCATTATGCTATGAAGATGCAACCAGCTCTTACAAGCAATCTTAAAAACGAAGATCGTGCTACAAAAATTGCAACTCTTTTTACTGAACTACTTGAAAGACAGTTTCCTATAGAATCACCTTATCAAAGATTTGAACTACGAAGTGCCAACGATTTTGCTCAAAATTTAAATATACATACCAATCATTTAAATAAAGTCTTAAAAGAGATTACAGGAAAAACAACCTCTAAACTTATCTCAAACAGAGTTTTACAAGAGGCAAAAATACTGCTTAAACATACCCCGTGGTCTATTTCTGATATTGCTTTTAGTTTAGGCTTTGAAGAGCCACCACATTTTATAAACTTTTTTAAAAAAAGAATAAAAACTACACCTAAAAAATACAGAGATTTGTAA
- a CDS encoding aldo/keto reductase, with protein MKYNNLSNTGLLVSELCLGTMTFGGNRGGFWEHIGKANQEEVNNIVKTAFESGINFIDTANIYSYGEAEQLLGQALQDLNIPRDEVVIATKVRSMMKEKPNHSGLSRYHIFNSLEDSLKRLQMNHVDILYVHGTDSTTDIEEIMRSLNDVVESGKVRYLGVCNWPAWMVMKANAIASKNAWHKFVALQYHYSLSARDIERELIPLALDENLSIMPWSPLSGGFLSGKYTKEEKTTDSRRENFDFPPLNKDKSYEIIDVLKEIAKVHQVSVAQIALAWVEAQKAITSTIIGAKKVEQLKDNVESTNIILSETELENLDEISALNKEYPQWMVERFKDIDGK; from the coding sequence ATGAAATACAACAACTTAAGTAATACAGGACTATTAGTATCAGAGCTTTGTTTAGGCACAATGACTTTTGGTGGAAACAGAGGTGGCTTTTGGGAACATATAGGAAAAGCAAATCAAGAAGAGGTAAATAATATTGTAAAAACTGCTTTTGAAAGTGGAATCAACTTCATTGATACTGCAAATATCTACTCATATGGAGAAGCAGAACAACTTTTAGGACAAGCATTACAAGACTTAAATATCCCACGAGATGAAGTGGTTATTGCTACAAAAGTAAGAAGTATGATGAAAGAAAAACCCAACCATTCTGGGCTTTCACGATACCATATTTTTAACTCTTTAGAAGATAGTTTAAAAAGACTGCAAATGAATCATGTGGATATTTTATATGTTCATGGAACAGACAGCACTACAGATATAGAAGAGATAATGCGTTCACTAAATGATGTAGTTGAAAGTGGCAAAGTAAGATACTTAGGTGTTTGTAACTGGCCAGCTTGGATGGTGATGAAAGCCAATGCAATAGCTTCAAAAAATGCTTGGCATAAATTTGTAGCTTTACAATACCACTATTCTCTTTCTGCTAGAGATATTGAAAGAGAGTTAATCCCTTTAGCTTTAGATGAAAACCTATCAATTATGCCTTGGAGTCCTTTAAGTGGTGGTTTTTTAAGTGGAAAATATACAAAAGAAGAAAAAACTACAGATTCAAGAAGAGAAAACTTTGATTTTCCACCACTAAATAAAGATAAAAGCTATGAGATTATTGATGTTTTAAAAGAAATTGCTAAAGTACACCAAGTATCTGTTGCTCAAATAGCTTTAGCTTGGGTAGAGGCTCAAAAAGCAATTACAAGTACAATCATTGGTGCAAAAAAAGTAGAACAACTTAAAGATAATGTTGAATCAACAAATATCATTTTAAGTGAAACAGAACTTGAAAACTTAGATGAAATTAGTGCTTTAAATAAAGAGTATCCACAGTGGATGGTTGAAAGATTTAAAGATATAGATGGGAAATAA